From a single Mustelus asterias unplaced genomic scaffold, sMusAst1.hap1.1 HAP1_SCAFFOLD_85, whole genome shotgun sequence genomic region:
- the LOC144483948 gene encoding uncharacterized protein LOC144483948 translates to MLTRQRARNSESSFTCSVCGKKFMCSSNLLAHQLDHIDEEPLQSSDSGDSVETPEEQAQYQLLHTDERPFSCSHCGKRFSQSSRLAEHQLLHTHERPFSCSHCGESFSDSVHLTEHQQVHTKDRPFSCSQCGKRFTQSSHCTEHQLIHSDERSFKCSECEKTFKTNNSLLRHQCTHSGERPFPCSVCGRRFNHSFHLLRHKPVHTGEKPFTCSECGNGYTRSSDLVIHQRIHTGERPFTCSKCGRGFTRSTHLVMHKRIHIGERPFSCSVCGKRFTQSSALRTHKRVHTGERPFTCFVCGKSFPRLSHVVIHERVHTGERPYICHVCGRAFTCLHHVQKHQLVHTGEKAFICSVCGKRFPESSSLQRHERIHTGEKPFTCCVCGKGFVQSFDLVKHRRVHTRKKLLTCSVCEKRFTRTSRLLKHQKLHILPTKLDSAVAAENHTQD, encoded by the coding sequence atgctgacGCGACAGCGAGCTCGCAATAGTGAgagttcattcacctgctccgtgtgtgggaagaaattcatgtgttcgtccaacCTTCTGGCTCACCAACTCGATCACATTGATGAGGagcctcttcaaagctctgactctGGGGACAGCGTTGAGACACCTGAGGAACAGGCCCAataccagctccttcacactgacgagagaccgttcagctgctcccactgcgggaagaggttcagccagtcctcccgccttgcagagcaccagctccttcacacacacgagagaccgttcagctgctcccactgtggAGAGTCGTTCAGCGactcagtgcatctcactgagcaccaacaagttcacaccaaggacaggccattcagctgctcccagtgtgggaagagattcactcagtcctcccactgcacAGAGCACCAGCTCATTCATTCTGATGAGAGAAGTTTTAAATGCTCAGAGTGTGAGAAGACCTTTAAAACGAACAATAGTCTCCTGAGACACCAATGcactcacagtggggagaggccgttcccgtgctctgtgtgtgggaggaGATTCAATCATTCATTCCACCTTCTGAGGCACAAACCTgttcacacgggggagaaaccattcacctgctccgagtgtgggaatggATACACTCGCTCATCTGACCTTGTGatacaccaacgaattcacaccggagaaaggccgttcacctgctccaagtgtgggaggggattcactcgtTCAACGCACCTTGTGATGCACAAGCGgattcacattggggagaggccattctcttgctctgtgtgtgggaagagattcactcagtcatccgccctgcgcacacacaagcgagttcacaccggggagaggccgttcacctgcttcgTGTGTGGGAAGAGTTTCCCTCGTTTGTCCCATGTTGTGATACACgagcgggttcacaccggggagaggccgtacaTTTGTCATGTGTGCGGGAGGGCCTTTACTTGTTTACACCACGTGCAGAAACACCAGcttgttcacaccggggagaaggccttcatctgctccgtgtgtgggaagcgtTTCCCTGAGTCCTCCAGCCTCCAGAGACACGAAcgcatccacactggggagaagccgttcacctgctgtgtgtgtgggaagggatttgttcAGTCGTTCGACCTGGTTAAACACCGACGAGTTCACACCAGGAAGAAGCtgctcacctgctctgtgtgtgagaagagatttactcggacatcccgcctgctgaaacaccagaaaCTTCACATCTTACCAACAAAGCTGGACTCTGCTGTTGCTGCTGagaatcacacccaggactga